The following coding sequences are from one Kogia breviceps isolate mKogBre1 chromosome X, mKogBre1 haplotype 1, whole genome shotgun sequence window:
- the FHL1 gene encoding four and a half LIM domains protein 1 isoform X4 has translation MAEKLDCHYCRDSLQGKKYVQKDGHHCCLKCFDKFCANTCVECRKPIGADSKEVHYRNRYWHDTCFRCAKCLRSLANETFVAKDNKILCNKCTTREDSPKCKGCFKPIVAGDQNVEYKGTVWHKDCFTCSNCKQVIGTGSFFPKGEDFYCVTCHEAKFAKHCVKCNKAITSGGITYQDQPWHAECFVCVTCSKKLAGQRFTAVEDQYYCVDCYKNFVAKKCAGCKNPITGFGKGSSVVAYEGQSWHDYCFHCKKCSMNLANKRFVFHQEQVYCPDCAKKL, from the exons ATGGCTGAGAAATTGGACTGCCACTACTGCAGGGACTCCCTGCAGGGAAAGAAGTACGTGCAGAAGGACGGCCACCACTGCTGCCTCAAGTGCTTCGACAAGTTCTGCGCCAACACGTGCGTGGAGTGCCGCAAGCCCATCGGCGCCGACTCCAAG GAGGTGCACTACAGGAACCGCTACTGGCACGACACCTGCTTCCGCTGCGCCAAGTGCCTCCGCTCCTTGGCCAATGAGACCTTCGTGGCCAAGGACAACAAGATCCTGTGCAACAAGTGCACCACTCGGGAGGACTCCCCCAAGTGCAAGGGCTGCTTCAAGCCGATCGTGGCAG GAGATCAGAACGTGGAGTACAAGGGCACCGTCTGGCACAAAGACTGCTTCACCTGCAGCAACTGCAAGCAAGTCATCGGGACGGGAAGCTTCTTCCCTAAAGGGGAGGACTTCTACTGCGTGACTTGCCACGAGGCCAAGTTTGCCAAGCACTGCGTGAAGTGCAACAAG GCCATCACATCTGGAGGAATCACTTACCAGGATCAGCCCTGGCATGCCGAGTGCTTTGTGTGTGTTACCTGCTCTAAGAAGCTGGCTGGGCAGCGTTTCACCGCTGTGGAGGACCAGTATTACTGCGTGGATTGCTACAAGAACTTTGTGGCCAAGAAGTGTGCTGGATGCAAGAACCCCATCACTG GGTTTGGTAAAGGCTCCAGTGTGGTGGCCTATGAAGGACAGTCCTGGCACGACTACTGCTTCCACTGCAAAAAATGCTCCATGAATCTGGCCAACAAGCGCTTTGTTTTCCATCAGGAGCAAGTGTATTGCCCCGACTGTGCCAAAAAGCTGTAA
- the FHL1 gene encoding four and a half LIM domains protein 1 isoform X3, producing MASHRHSGPSSYKVGTMAEKLDCHYCRDSLQGKKYVQKDGHHCCLKCFDKFCANTCVECRKPIGADSKEVHYRNRYWHDTCFRCAKCLRSLANETFVAKDNKILCNKCTTREDSPKCKGCFKPIVAGDQNVEYKGTVWHKDCFTCSNCKQVIGTGSFFPKGEDFYCVTCHEAKFAKHCVKCNKAITSGGITYQDQPWHAECFVCVTCSKKLAGQRFTAVEDQYYCVDCYKNFVAKKCAGCKNPITGFGKGSSVVAYEGQSWHDYCFHCKKCSMNLANKRFVFHQEQVYCPDCAKKL from the exons GTCCCTCCAGCTACAAGGTGGGCACCATGGCTGAGAAATTGGACTGCCACTACTGCAGGGACTCCCTGCAGGGAAAGAAGTACGTGCAGAAGGACGGCCACCACTGCTGCCTCAAGTGCTTCGACAAGTTCTGCGCCAACACGTGCGTGGAGTGCCGCAAGCCCATCGGCGCCGACTCCAAG GAGGTGCACTACAGGAACCGCTACTGGCACGACACCTGCTTCCGCTGCGCCAAGTGCCTCCGCTCCTTGGCCAATGAGACCTTCGTGGCCAAGGACAACAAGATCCTGTGCAACAAGTGCACCACTCGGGAGGACTCCCCCAAGTGCAAGGGCTGCTTCAAGCCGATCGTGGCAG GAGATCAGAACGTGGAGTACAAGGGCACCGTCTGGCACAAAGACTGCTTCACCTGCAGCAACTGCAAGCAAGTCATCGGGACGGGAAGCTTCTTCCCTAAAGGGGAGGACTTCTACTGCGTGACTTGCCACGAGGCCAAGTTTGCCAAGCACTGCGTGAAGTGCAACAAG GCCATCACATCTGGAGGAATCACTTACCAGGATCAGCCCTGGCATGCCGAGTGCTTTGTGTGTGTTACCTGCTCTAAGAAGCTGGCTGGGCAGCGTTTCACCGCTGTGGAGGACCAGTATTACTGCGTGGATTGCTACAAGAACTTTGTGGCCAAGAAGTGTGCTGGATGCAAGAACCCCATCACTG GGTTTGGTAAAGGCTCCAGTGTGGTGGCCTATGAAGGACAGTCCTGGCACGACTACTGCTTCCACTGCAAAAAATGCTCCATGAATCTGGCCAACAAGCGCTTTGTTTTCCATCAGGAGCAAGTGTATTGCCCCGACTGTGCCAAAAAGCTGTAA
- the FHL1 gene encoding four and a half LIM domains protein 1 isoform X2, which yields MAEKLDCHYCRDSLQGKKYVQKDGHHCCLKCFDKFCANTCVECRKPIGADSKEVHYRNRYWHDTCFRCAKCLRSLANETFVAKDNKILCNKCTTREDSPKCKGCFKPIVAGDQNVEYKGTVWHKDCFTCSNCKQVIGTGSFFPKGEDFYCVTCHEAKFAKHCVKCNKAITSGGITYQDQPWHAECFVCVTCSKKLAGQRFTAVEDQYYCVDCYKNFVAKKCAGCKNPITGKRTVSRVSHPVSKARKPPVCHGKRLPLTLFPSANLRGRHPGGERTCPSWVVVLYRKNRSLAAPRGPGLVKAPVWWPMKDSPGTTTASTAKNAP from the exons ATGGCTGAGAAATTGGACTGCCACTACTGCAGGGACTCCCTGCAGGGAAAGAAGTACGTGCAGAAGGACGGCCACCACTGCTGCCTCAAGTGCTTCGACAAGTTCTGCGCCAACACGTGCGTGGAGTGCCGCAAGCCCATCGGCGCCGACTCCAAG GAGGTGCACTACAGGAACCGCTACTGGCACGACACCTGCTTCCGCTGCGCCAAGTGCCTCCGCTCCTTGGCCAATGAGACCTTCGTGGCCAAGGACAACAAGATCCTGTGCAACAAGTGCACCACTCGGGAGGACTCCCCCAAGTGCAAGGGCTGCTTCAAGCCGATCGTGGCAG GAGATCAGAACGTGGAGTACAAGGGCACCGTCTGGCACAAAGACTGCTTCACCTGCAGCAACTGCAAGCAAGTCATCGGGACGGGAAGCTTCTTCCCTAAAGGGGAGGACTTCTACTGCGTGACTTGCCACGAGGCCAAGTTTGCCAAGCACTGCGTGAAGTGCAACAAG GCCATCACATCTGGAGGAATCACTTACCAGGATCAGCCCTGGCATGCCGAGTGCTTTGTGTGTGTTACCTGCTCTAAGAAGCTGGCTGGGCAGCGTTTCACCGCTGTGGAGGACCAGTATTACTGCGTGGATTGCTACAAGAACTTTGTGGCCAAGAAGTGTGCTGGATGCAAGAACCCCATCACTG GGAAAAGGACTGTGTCAAGAGTGAGCCACCCAGTCTCTAAAGCTAGGAAGCCCCCAGTGTGCCACGGGAAACGCTTGCCTCTCACCCTGTTTCCCAGCGCCAACCTCCGGGGCAGGCATCCGGGTGGAGAGAGGACTTGTCCCTCGTGGGTGGTGGTTCTTTATAGAAAAAATCGAAGCTTAGCAGCTCCTCGAGGCCCG GGTTTGGTAAAGGCTCCAGTGTGGTGGCCTATGAAGGACAGTCCTGGCACGACTACTGCTTCCACTGCAAAAAATGCTCCATGA
- the FHL1 gene encoding four and a half LIM domains protein 1 isoform X1 yields the protein MASHRHSGPSSYKVGTMAEKLDCHYCRDSLQGKKYVQKDGHHCCLKCFDKFCANTCVECRKPIGADSKEVHYRNRYWHDTCFRCAKCLRSLANETFVAKDNKILCNKCTTREDSPKCKGCFKPIVAGDQNVEYKGTVWHKDCFTCSNCKQVIGTGSFFPKGEDFYCVTCHEAKFAKHCVKCNKAITSGGITYQDQPWHAECFVCVTCSKKLAGQRFTAVEDQYYCVDCYKNFVAKKCAGCKNPITGKRTVSRVSHPVSKARKPPVCHGKRLPLTLFPSANLRGRHPGGERTCPSWVVVLYRKNRSLAAPRGPGLVKAPVWWPMKDSPGTTTASTAKNAP from the exons GTCCCTCCAGCTACAAGGTGGGCACCATGGCTGAGAAATTGGACTGCCACTACTGCAGGGACTCCCTGCAGGGAAAGAAGTACGTGCAGAAGGACGGCCACCACTGCTGCCTCAAGTGCTTCGACAAGTTCTGCGCCAACACGTGCGTGGAGTGCCGCAAGCCCATCGGCGCCGACTCCAAG GAGGTGCACTACAGGAACCGCTACTGGCACGACACCTGCTTCCGCTGCGCCAAGTGCCTCCGCTCCTTGGCCAATGAGACCTTCGTGGCCAAGGACAACAAGATCCTGTGCAACAAGTGCACCACTCGGGAGGACTCCCCCAAGTGCAAGGGCTGCTTCAAGCCGATCGTGGCAG GAGATCAGAACGTGGAGTACAAGGGCACCGTCTGGCACAAAGACTGCTTCACCTGCAGCAACTGCAAGCAAGTCATCGGGACGGGAAGCTTCTTCCCTAAAGGGGAGGACTTCTACTGCGTGACTTGCCACGAGGCCAAGTTTGCCAAGCACTGCGTGAAGTGCAACAAG GCCATCACATCTGGAGGAATCACTTACCAGGATCAGCCCTGGCATGCCGAGTGCTTTGTGTGTGTTACCTGCTCTAAGAAGCTGGCTGGGCAGCGTTTCACCGCTGTGGAGGACCAGTATTACTGCGTGGATTGCTACAAGAACTTTGTGGCCAAGAAGTGTGCTGGATGCAAGAACCCCATCACTG GGAAAAGGACTGTGTCAAGAGTGAGCCACCCAGTCTCTAAAGCTAGGAAGCCCCCAGTGTGCCACGGGAAACGCTTGCCTCTCACCCTGTTTCCCAGCGCCAACCTCCGGGGCAGGCATCCGGGTGGAGAGAGGACTTGTCCCTCGTGGGTGGTGGTTCTTTATAGAAAAAATCGAAGCTTAGCAGCTCCTCGAGGCCCG GGTTTGGTAAAGGCTCCAGTGTGGTGGCCTATGAAGGACAGTCCTGGCACGACTACTGCTTCCACTGCAAAAAATGCTCCATGA